Proteins encoded together in one Prochlorococcus marinus str. MIT 9211 window:
- a CDS encoding quinone-dependent dihydroorotate dehydrogenase, producing MAHPSESKFLSIKSVYQRFLSPILSEDEGIDAEQLTNFALNTLGQVSIYRQWPGFSGLLAQVGKELQRSDPRLTQKLFGCNFDNPIGLAAGFDKNAIAAGIWHYFGFGFAELGTVTWHPQQGNPKPRLFRLAKEQAALNRMGFNNNGAIIMRSTLEKQKISARGQRPAVLGINFGKSKICSLEQAADDYAASLELLAPLADYAVINVSSPNTPGLRKLQDPKQLRRLIERLRRLRSCPPLLVKISPDLEDHAISDLAKLAYEEGLAGIIAINTSVDRLGLGNRVISQTGLTLGNEVGGLSGAPLNKRAIEVIKLLRESAGENLPLIGVGGINSPQHAWERISAGATLLQIYTGWIFQGPTLVPLILDGLSSQLDQHGFRNITEAIGSNAPWI from the coding sequence ATGGCACATCCATCAGAGTCTAAATTTCTGTCAATCAAATCCGTATATCAACGATTCCTTTCGCCAATCCTTTCAGAAGATGAAGGGATTGATGCCGAACAACTAACAAACTTTGCACTCAATACGCTTGGACAAGTCTCCATTTATAGACAATGGCCAGGCTTTTCCGGGTTATTAGCTCAAGTAGGCAAAGAACTTCAAAGGAGTGACCCAAGATTAACGCAAAAGTTATTTGGTTGTAATTTTGATAACCCTATAGGCCTAGCAGCAGGTTTTGATAAGAATGCTATTGCAGCGGGTATTTGGCATTATTTTGGTTTTGGGTTTGCAGAACTCGGCACCGTCACTTGGCATCCTCAGCAAGGGAATCCAAAACCACGTTTGTTCCGGCTAGCAAAGGAACAAGCAGCTTTAAATCGCATGGGTTTTAACAATAACGGCGCCATTATCATGCGAAGTACATTAGAAAAGCAAAAGATTTCTGCTCGAGGGCAAAGACCTGCAGTACTTGGAATCAACTTTGGAAAGTCGAAAATCTGCTCACTAGAGCAAGCAGCCGATGACTATGCTGCATCTCTTGAATTACTAGCTCCCTTGGCCGATTATGCTGTCATAAATGTCAGCTCTCCTAATACCCCAGGTCTAAGGAAGTTACAAGACCCGAAACAATTACGACGCTTAATCGAACGTCTACGACGACTACGTAGTTGTCCACCATTACTTGTAAAAATTTCACCGGATCTAGAAGACCATGCAATTAGTGACTTAGCAAAGCTAGCTTACGAAGAAGGTTTAGCAGGGATAATTGCTATCAATACTAGTGTTGATAGATTAGGATTAGGAAATAGAGTTATTTCACAAACTGGATTAACTCTAGGAAATGAAGTCGGTGGTTTGAGTGGGGCTCCACTAAACAAAAGAGCCATAGAGGTTATAAAACTACTTCGAGAGTCAGCTGGTGAAAACCTACCACTTATAGGAGTTGGTGGTATCAACTCTCCACAACATGCTTGGGAACGTATTAGTGCCGGTGCTACTCTTCTTCAGATATATACAGGCTGGATTTTTCAAGGGCCGACACTGGTACCTTTAATTTTAGATGGATTGTCGAGCCAACTAGATCAGCATGGGTTTCGAAATATCACTGAAGCTATAGGGAGTAATGCACCATGGATATAG